One Spea bombifrons isolate aSpeBom1 chromosome 1, aSpeBom1.2.pri, whole genome shotgun sequence DNA window includes the following coding sequences:
- the VSIG10 gene encoding V-set and immunoglobulin domain-containing protein 10, with protein sequence MGSGSKPLWLIWFAAEASLAILLGEVDEQIVIPCYALAPNSTRTVWVKDTLTQPLLTCNSDSSSEGRFKRINGTSLEISNLQIQDEGNYTCIECLHDTDEKHHTKLRISSGPHNLSANIYPTQTLPNGTLYTSHGSDLIFNCSCQSHPEPIMDWTFSTYFGNPELFHEGDGFLLNFTLLQVASNYMGNFSCSAKNSLSGRKESTTLELLVYHPPAYPMACYANNSDDLSQLLLHCYWPGGYPFPSLQWKQDDEALSNLTSASNDSDSLVISLNSSQLVVGQKFQCYGRHLIKEERICHVKIDLPDLKSQPIRTCLVGANVTLSCTVSGANPSAAITWLRNLSNPEVEIQPGKKYSIYQSGLTSYLTINNCTDDDDGYYVCKAANVLGIKEINIWLTVSKPHNIVGLMATVLILFLLAVAIITGTIFYCDPQVYLKAHFLRSRGTEVMVLVDEEEEEEMEEVIQSTESTSPIGTAISDHYVVNGNISKHQVLFHQPPDNINPALITEVSEDKEDL encoded by the exons ATGGGGTCGGGCAGCAAGCCTCTGTGGCTGATCTGGTTCGCAGCTGAAG CATCTTTAGCAATTTTACTTGGGGAGGTGGACGAACAAATAGTGATACCTTGCTATGCTCTGGCGCCTAACTCAACAAGAACCGTGTGGGTTAAAGACACCCTCACACAACCACTACTTACCTGTAATAGTGACAGTTCATCAGAAGGACGGTTTAAGAGAATAAACGGGACTTCCCTTGAAATATCAAATCTACAGATCCAGGATGAAGGAAACTACACGTGTATTGAATGTTTGCACGATACAGATGAAAAACATCACACAAAGCTACGTATATCAA GTGGCCCACACAATTTGTCTGCCAACATATATCCAACACAGACATTACCAAATGGCACTCTTTATACTTCCCACGGTTCTGACTTGATTTTCAACTGCTCTTGTCAATCCCACCCTGAACCAATAATGGATTGGACTTTTAGCACATATTTTGGGAATCCTGAATTGTTCCATGAAGGAGATGGATTCCTTCTGAACTTCACTTTGCTCCAGGTGGCTTCTAATTACATGGGTAACTTCTCCTGCTCAGCAAAAAACTCACTTAGTGGAAGGAAAGAGTCTACCACTTTGGAACTTCTGGTTTATC aTCCACCTGCTTATCCTATGGCATGCTATGCAAATAACTCAGATGATCTATCTCAGTTACTGCTTCATTGCTATTGGCCAGGAGGTTACCCATTTCCATCACTGCAGTGGAAACAAGATGATGAAGCCTTATCCAACCTGACTTCTGCTAGCAATGACTCAGACAGCTTGGTGATATCGTTAAATTCTTCCCAGCTGGTTGTCGGTCAAAAGTTTCAATGCTATGGGAGGCATCTGATTAAAGAAGAACGCATTTGTCATGTTAAAATAG ACCTTCCTGACTTGAAATCACAGCCCATTCGGACCTGTTTGGTGGGAGCGAATGTAACCCTGTCCTGTACTGTGTCAGGTGCCAATCCCAGTGCAGCAATTACATGGCTGCGTAATTTAAGTAACCCAGAGGTGGAAATCCaaccagggaaaaaatattCCATCTACCAGAGCGGCTTAACCTCCTACCTCACTATCAACAACTgcactgatgatgatgatggataCTATGTCTGCAAAGCAGCGAATGTCCTAGGAATAAAAGAGATCAACATATGGCTGACAGTCAGTA AGCCGCACAATATTGTTGGACTGATGGCAACAGTCCTTATCCTCTTTCTGTTGGCAGTGGCCATAATCACAGGCACCATTTTCTACTGTGATCCTCAAGTCTATCTGAAAG CACATTTTTTACG GTCACGAGGTACTGAAGTCATGGTCTTGGTTgatgaggaggaagaggaagagatgGAAGAAGTCATACAATCTACTGAGAGTACCAGTCCAATTGGCACAGCCATCTCTGATCATTACGTAGTGAATGGGAACATAAGCAAACATCAAGTCTTGTTCCATCAACCTCCTGATA ACATCAATCCTGCACTCATTACTGAAGTCTCAGAAGACAAAGAAGATTTGTGA